The following coding sequences are from one Penaeus monodon isolate SGIC_2016 chromosome 21, NSTDA_Pmon_1, whole genome shotgun sequence window:
- the LOC119586587 gene encoding trypsin-like: AVVIIVVEDENYDPSDITLASLLYDEDAPWGPCTRSCAARRHRKCVYPELCGEEEILEKAMCYVPGSNCETEVREFLEEEGYIIVENNEDEILEDDLEADPDFDIGDYIDVDVVVVEDDYGSDGAEYGSDGAEYYDYGWYDYINSLTGGGVDAGCGRKMVGGRESLLRIIGGREASRGSWPWQVAVLNRFKEVFCGGTLISSQWVLTAAHCVRKRLYVRLAEHDIRAYDHQEVEMRVESYFTHPNYDEETIDSDIALLKLPRHASFSRYILPACLPGRGTPPPAKSKVPIVTKSACRKAYPDHPLTDNHFCAGNKRGTSDTCAGDSGGPLMCEGEQGRWTVHGVTSFGEGCGDHGKYGVYTKVANYLGWIKKIIKEN; the protein is encoded by the exons GCAGTCGTGATCATAGTGGTGGAGGACGAGAACTACGACCCGAGTGACATCACGCTGGCCTCCCTTCTGTACGACGAGGACGCTCCGTGGGGGCCGTGCACGCGCTCGTGCGCCGCCCGGAGGCACAG GAAATGTGTGTACCCAGAGCTGTGTGGCGAGGAAGAAATCTTGGAGAAAGCCATGTGCTACGTGCCAGGGTCTAATTGTGAGACTGAGGTGAGG GAATTCCTCGAGGAAGAAGGTTACATCATCGTGGAGAACAACGAGGACGAGATACTGGAGGATGACCTCGAGGCTGACCCGGACTTCGACATCGGCGATTACATTGACGtcgatgtggtggtggtggaggacgaCTACGGGAGTGATGGAGCGGAGTATGGGAGTGATGGAGCGGAGTACTACGATTATGG CTGGTACGACTACATAAACAGCCTGACTGGCGGCGGAGTG GATGCGGGATGCGGAAGGAAGATGGTCGGAGGGCGTGAGAGCCTCCTGCGCAtcataggagggagggaggcgagccGGGGGTCGTGGCCGTGGCAGGTGGCCGTCCTCAACAGGTTCAAG gaGGTGTTCTGCGGCGGCACCCTCATCAGCTCGCAGTGGGTCCTCACCGCAGCGCACTGTGTCCGCAAACGGCTCTACGTCCGGCTGGCTGAGCATGACATCCGCGCCTATGACCACCAGGAAGTGGAAATGCGG GTCGAGTCATACTTCACTCACCCGAACTACGACGAGGAGACGATCGACAGCGACATCGCCCTCCTGAAGCTCCCCCGCCACGCCTCCTTCAGCCGCTACATCCTCCCCGCGTGCCTGCCGGGGCGAGGGACGCCGCCCCCCGCCAAGAGCAAG GTCCCCATCGTGACGAAGTCGGCGTGTCGGAAGGCCTACCCCGACCACCCGCTCACCGACAACCACTTCTGCGCCGGCAACAAGCGGGGCACCTCCGACACCTGCGCAG gagacTCCGGCGGCCCCCTGATGTGCGAGGGCGAGCAGGGCCGCTGGACGGTGCACGGCGTGACGTCCTTCGGCGAGGGCTGCGGCGACCACGGCAAGTACGGCGTCTACACCAAAGTGGCCAATTACCTCGGATGGATCAAGAAAATCATCAAGGAAAACTGA